A genomic stretch from Lysobacter ciconiae includes:
- a CDS encoding NAD(P)/FAD-dependent oxidoreductase: protein MTAPDTDDTVLDCLVIGGGPGGLTAATYLARFRRKLVLVDAGQSRARWIPASHNCPGFPFGVAGNELLARFREHATQYDVPVVEDRVDALERAGNIFIARSATRQWRARSIILATGVVDLLPEIEGAEDAIATGAIRLCAVCDGYEARDDAIAVLGRGEEAIGHAEFLRTFSRSVTAIATDGLDGDPALRARAAASGVTLLAAPERWRLVDGGCEAQLPDGSRHRFDTLYPVLGSDVQSSLLSPLAAKTDDTGALIVDAHMQTSVSAVYAIGDVVSALNQISVAVGQAAIAATAVHRALPPNPR, encoded by the coding sequence ATGACTGCACCTGATACCGACGATACGGTTCTTGATTGCCTGGTCATCGGCGGCGGTCCGGGTGGTTTGACGGCGGCGACCTACCTGGCGCGCTTCCGTCGCAAGCTGGTGCTGGTCGACGCGGGTCAGAGCCGCGCGCGCTGGATCCCGGCAAGCCACAACTGCCCGGGTTTTCCGTTTGGCGTGGCAGGCAATGAGCTGCTGGCCCGCTTCCGCGAGCACGCCACCCAGTACGACGTGCCCGTGGTCGAGGACCGGGTGGACGCGCTGGAACGCGCCGGAAATATCTTCATCGCCCGCTCCGCGACACGCCAATGGCGCGCCCGCAGCATCATCCTGGCCACCGGCGTGGTCGACCTGCTGCCCGAGATTGAAGGCGCCGAGGATGCCATCGCCACCGGCGCTATCCGGCTGTGCGCGGTCTGCGACGGGTATGAGGCCCGGGATGACGCGATCGCGGTGCTGGGCCGCGGCGAGGAGGCGATCGGCCACGCCGAGTTCCTGCGGACGTTCTCGCGCAGCGTCACCGCCATCGCGACCGACGGTCTTGACGGGGACCCGGCGCTGAGAGCACGCGCCGCCGCCAGCGGCGTGACACTGCTTGCGGCGCCGGAGCGGTGGCGCCTGGTCGACGGCGGCTGCGAGGCGCAGCTCCCGGACGGATCCCGTCATCGCTTCGACACCCTTTATCCGGTCCTGGGCTCAGACGTCCAGTCTTCCCTGTTGTCGCCGCTGGCCGCGAAGACCGACGATACCGGAGCGTTGATCGTCGACGCCCACATGCAGACCAGCGTAAGCGCGGTCTACGCGATAGGCGACGTGGTCAGCGCGCTCAACCAGATCAGCGTGGCGGTCGGACAGGCAGCGATCGCGGCAACGGCAGTGCACAGAGCCCTGCCGCCAAATCCGCGCTGA
- a CDS encoding diguanylate cyclase gives MEIYTVDGVSSALLWGLLGFVIFPLWLAAGAADFICHARTDIAQTSGVRESVLHLLQTAQMGLPIIAILFLEVDASVLVLAFVASATHTATAYWDLSYTAPLRPIPPVEQFLHAFLIVLPLVGLAIICVLHWPQTVSLLSPGSANWSLHLRTPRFAPWVIAAVIAASLLIIVAPGLLELRRTLRARHGRAATP, from the coding sequence ATGGAGATTTACACCGTGGACGGCGTTTCCAGCGCGTTGCTTTGGGGCCTGCTCGGCTTCGTGATATTCCCGTTGTGGCTCGCCGCGGGCGCCGCTGACTTCATCTGCCACGCGCGAACCGATATCGCGCAAACGTCCGGGGTTCGCGAATCTGTTCTGCATCTGCTGCAGACCGCGCAGATGGGCCTGCCGATCATCGCCATCCTGTTTCTGGAGGTCGACGCGAGCGTGCTGGTGCTGGCGTTCGTGGCCTCGGCGACGCATACCGCAACGGCCTACTGGGACCTGAGCTACACGGCACCGCTGCGACCCATCCCGCCCGTGGAGCAGTTTCTGCACGCATTCCTGATCGTGCTCCCGCTGGTGGGGCTGGCAATCATCTGCGTGCTCCACTGGCCGCAGACGGTGTCGCTGCTCTCGCCGGGCAGCGCGAACTGGTCGCTGCATTTACGAACGCCGCGTTTTGCGCCGTGGGTTATCGCCGCGGTGATCGCAGCCTCCTTGCTCATCATCGTTGCGCCCGGGCTGCTGGAACTGCGCAGGACGCTGCGCGCCCGCCACGGACGCGCCGCAACGCCGTAA
- a CDS encoding cysteine hydrolase family protein, producing MKVSAHTALLVIDMINPFDFEDGAAHAKAALSIAPAIGRVKARVRDAGGQCIYVNDNFGRWKSNFLQIIERADKGLAPQILDHLMPDEEDLFVLKPRHSAFFQTPLPLLLESLESTGVVITGIAADACVLVSALDAHMRGFDVHAPSDCVAALSQPRKQAALQVMRNADVLTTAAG from the coding sequence ATGAAGGTTTCAGCACATACGGCACTGCTGGTGATCGACATGATCAACCCGTTCGACTTCGAGGACGGCGCAGCCCACGCCAAGGCGGCACTTTCGATCGCGCCGGCCATCGGCCGCGTGAAGGCGCGGGTGCGCGATGCGGGTGGACAGTGCATCTATGTCAACGACAACTTCGGCCGCTGGAAGTCGAATTTCCTGCAGATCATCGAACGCGCCGACAAGGGACTGGCGCCGCAGATCCTCGACCACCTGATGCCGGACGAGGAGGACCTGTTCGTGCTCAAGCCCAGGCATTCCGCGTTCTTCCAGACCCCACTCCCGCTGCTGCTCGAATCGCTGGAAAGCACTGGCGTGGTAATCACCGGAATCGCTGCCGATGCCTGCGTTCTGGTGAGCGCTCTGGACGCGCACATGCGCGGGTTCGACGTCCATGCGCCTTCCGACTGTGTGGCGGCGCTGTCACAGCCGCGCAAGCAGGCCGCGTTGCAGGTGATGCGCAACGCGGACGTGCTGACCACGGCGGCGGGGTAG
- a CDS encoding SDR family oxidoreductase produces MASSSKPGAGKKSSAEAKKAARTAERQQNLQEPIDAKSSKPKPTSKSRKKTDAVQAGTREQPVDMPAQHLPKPGNEHELRLAPRYQAPDYKGSGKLTGMKAIVTGGDSGIGRAVSVLFAREGADVAVVYLNEHKDAKATKAAVEAEGRSCVLISGDVKDPAFCERAVARSVKALGGVDVLVNNAAFQLHAEKLEDLSEEHLQETLQTNIGGYFRMAKAALPHLKEGSSIINTGSETGIFGHKSLLDYSATKGAIHAFTQSLASNLLERGIRVNAVAPGPVWTPLNPADKPAEEVGEFGRDSDMKRAAQPEEISPAYVFLASPVTASYISGIVLPVMGGPRG; encoded by the coding sequence ATGGCCAGCTCATCCAAACCCGGCGCCGGGAAAAAATCCTCGGCCGAGGCGAAGAAGGCGGCGCGCACGGCGGAACGCCAGCAGAATCTGCAGGAGCCCATCGACGCGAAGTCTTCCAAGCCGAAGCCCACCAGTAAATCCCGGAAAAAGACCGATGCCGTCCAGGCTGGCACCCGCGAGCAACCGGTCGACATGCCGGCCCAGCATCTGCCCAAGCCGGGCAATGAGCATGAGCTCCGCCTCGCTCCGCGTTACCAAGCGCCCGACTACAAAGGCAGCGGCAAGCTCACCGGCATGAAGGCCATTGTCACGGGCGGTGATTCGGGCATCGGGCGCGCCGTATCGGTGTTGTTCGCGCGCGAGGGCGCCGACGTTGCGGTGGTCTATCTCAACGAGCACAAGGACGCCAAGGCCACCAAGGCGGCCGTGGAGGCCGAGGGGCGCAGCTGCGTGCTGATCAGTGGCGACGTCAAGGACCCTGCATTCTGCGAGCGCGCCGTCGCCCGCTCGGTCAAAGCGCTCGGCGGAGTGGACGTGCTGGTCAACAACGCCGCGTTCCAGCTGCATGCCGAGAAACTGGAAGACCTGAGCGAGGAGCACCTGCAGGAAACCCTGCAGACCAATATCGGCGGCTACTTCCGCATGGCGAAGGCGGCGCTGCCGCACCTGAAGGAGGGTTCGAGCATCATCAATACCGGCTCGGAAACGGGCATCTTCGGGCACAAGTCGCTGCTCGACTACTCCGCGACCAAGGGGGCGATACACGCCTTCACCCAGTCCCTGGCGAGCAACCTGCTGGAGCGCGGCATCCGGGTCAACGCGGTCGCACCGGGTCCGGTCTGGACCCCGCTTAATCCGGCCGACAAGCCGGCCGAGGAGGTCGGCGAGTTTGGACGCGACAGCGACATGAAGCGCGCCGCTCAGCCCGAGGAGATCTCGCCTGCCTACGTGTTCCTCGCCTCCCCGGTTACCGCCTCCTACATCAGCGGGATCGTGCTGCCGGTGATGGGCGGACCGAGGGGCTGA
- a CDS encoding DUF1249 domain-containing protein gives MTSSLATRRLPSLDRFGWLMALYAENHVRLRRLFNTSDLAPGTHISSVGDGLDLRVEVLLQHRYTTELRVSYAMVDPVTGMPDPSAYLRHYHDAHQLEATHCYIGRRWQDVLGMYPLPAALISHRLRMNTFLGKWLEYLAERGHGRGTLRLESESSAEILTGA, from the coding sequence ATGACCAGTTCTCTTGCCACCCGCCGCCTGCCGTCACTCGACCGCTTCGGCTGGTTGATGGCGTTGTATGCGGAGAACCACGTCCGCCTGCGCCGCCTGTTCAACACCTCCGATCTCGCGCCGGGGACGCACATCTCCAGCGTAGGCGATGGCCTGGACCTGCGTGTGGAAGTGCTGCTGCAGCACCGCTACACGACCGAGTTGCGCGTGAGCTACGCGATGGTGGACCCGGTGACCGGCATGCCGGACCCCTCGGCCTACCTGCGCCATTACCACGACGCCCACCAACTGGAAGCCACGCACTGCTACATCGGTCGTCGCTGGCAGGATGTGCTGGGCATGTATCCACTGCCGGCGGCCCTGATCAGCCATCGTCTGCGGATGAACACCTTCCTCGGTAAATGGCTGGAGTACCTTGCCGAACGCGGGCACGGCCGGGGTACTTTGCGGCTGGAAAGCGAAAGTTCCGCGGAAATCCTGACTGGGGCTTGA
- the ppsR gene encoding posphoenolpyruvate synthetase regulatory kinase/phosphorylase PpsR produces MNETRPVFYISDGTGITAETIGHSLLTQFNGTDFIAERISFVDSVERAEDAVERIKAAAELHAVRPVVINSCMDSEVGEALAKSGALMLDVFAPFIEPLERELGRSRMRQVGRAHAIVDFDTYHRRINAMNYALTHDDGIAIDYNDADVILVAVSRAGKTPSCVYLALQYGVRAANYPLTEEDLEHDRLPERLRKFRDKLFGLTIDPHRLQQIRQERRPDSHYAKLETCKREVAAAEALFRAERIPTLSTTNTSIEEIASKVMTTLRINREMF; encoded by the coding sequence ATGAACGAAACACGGCCCGTTTTCTACATATCCGATGGCACGGGCATCACCGCCGAGACGATCGGCCACAGTCTGCTGACCCAGTTCAACGGCACCGACTTCATCGCCGAGCGCATCTCCTTCGTCGACAGCGTGGAGCGCGCCGAAGACGCGGTGGAGCGCATCAAGGCCGCGGCCGAGCTGCATGCGGTGCGTCCGGTGGTGATCAACTCCTGCATGGACAGCGAGGTCGGCGAGGCGCTGGCCAAGAGTGGCGCGCTGATGCTGGATGTGTTCGCACCCTTTATCGAGCCGCTGGAGCGGGAGCTGGGCCGGTCGCGCATGCGCCAGGTCGGTCGCGCCCACGCGATCGTCGATTTCGACACCTACCACCGGCGTATCAACGCCATGAACTACGCGCTCACCCACGACGACGGGATCGCCATCGATTACAACGACGCCGATGTGATCCTGGTGGCCGTGTCGCGCGCCGGCAAGACGCCCAGTTGCGTCTACCTGGCCCTGCAGTACGGCGTGCGGGCGGCCAACTACCCGCTCACCGAAGAGGATCTCGAGCACGACCGGCTGCCCGAGCGCCTGCGCAAATTCCGCGACAAGCTGTTCGGCCTGACCATTGATCCGCACCGGCTGCAGCAGATCCGCCAGGAGCGTCGTCCCGATTCCCACTACGCCAAGCTGGAGACCTGCAAGCGCGAGGTCGCCGCGGCCGAAGCGCTGTTCCGCGCCGAGCGGATCCCCACGCTGAGCACCACCAATACGTCGATCGAGGAGATCGCGAGCAAGGTCATGACGACGCTGCGGATCAATCGCGAGATGTTCTGA